One Sutcliffiella horikoshii DNA window includes the following coding sequences:
- a CDS encoding ABC transporter permease encodes MNVTVKLIKNELKKIHKSPRNLIFYLMILAIVIGIGLMSKYIDSATSEENWKDQLENEIKETQEFIDDNPEMPIGVKEDQVKHINNLEYYLSSNTNPYEKNNWTFVMQALKFSSVISLFTIILASEIVSNEFAKGTIKTLLTKPFKRWKILLSKYCSMIIFMFSLYLCLIITSIIVGAFLFGIGDFNSSVIIATNTGYEQQLLIPNILKYFCLKSLDIIVICTITFMISTLFRSNTIALVLTLLLLFGSGFLTTWINNFSWGKYTLFPNMNLTQFMTYNFDNDNISMYFSLIAVILYSSLFLGITFYTFNKKDI; translated from the coding sequence ATGAATGTAACTGTTAAGTTAATTAAAAATGAATTAAAAAAAATTCACAAGAGCCCTAGAAACTTAATTTTTTATTTAATGATATTAGCTATTGTAATAGGAATTGGCTTAATGAGTAAATATATTGATTCTGCAACATCAGAAGAAAATTGGAAAGATCAATTAGAAAACGAAATAAAGGAAACTCAAGAATTTATTGATGATAACCCAGAGATGCCAATAGGTGTTAAGGAAGATCAAGTGAAACACATTAATAACCTTGAATATTACCTTAGTAGTAATACAAATCCTTATGAAAAGAATAATTGGACTTTTGTTATGCAAGCTCTTAAATTCTCTTCAGTTATTTCTCTCTTTACTATTATACTTGCTAGTGAAATAGTATCTAATGAATTTGCTAAAGGTACTATTAAAACATTATTAACTAAACCCTTTAAAAGATGGAAAATATTGCTTTCGAAATATTGCTCCATGATTATATTTATGTTTTCACTATATCTATGTCTCATAATTACATCCATTATTGTAGGAGCATTCCTTTTTGGAATAGGTGATTTTAATTCATCTGTCATAATTGCTACAAACACTGGTTACGAACAACAACTTTTAATACCAAACATATTAAAATATTTCTGTTTGAAATCGCTCGACATAATTGTAATTTGTACAATAACATTTATGATATCGACTTTATTTAGAAGCAACACAATCGCCTTAGTATTAACCTTATTATTATTATTTGGATCGGGATTTTTAACTACCTGGATCAACAATTTTTCTTGGGGGAAATATACATTGTTTCCAAATATGAATCTAACACAATTTATGACTTATAATTTTGACAATGACAACATAAGTATGTATTTTTCACTAATTGCGGTAATACTTTATTCTAGTCTTTTTTTAGGAATTACCTTCTATACTTTTAACAAAAAAGACATTTAA